A region from the Lolium perenne isolate Kyuss_39 chromosome 4, Kyuss_2.0, whole genome shotgun sequence genome encodes:
- the LOC139839327 gene encoding F-box protein At3g07870-like, which translates to MAQDLAVLPEDVLVEVLRRLPPHTIAASRWVCKAWRDAVDARLRSHLLSHSVGGIFINYRKHDMSEFFSRPSTGPAIWGGLDFLPCKGVKVTDHCNGLVLCLDWIHGGHQYVVNPATQRWARLPERPLLSMLEFSQTACLVFDHAVSPHYEVYLIPRVPYGK; encoded by the coding sequence ATGGCACAGGATTTGGCCGTGCTACCCGAAGACGTCCTCGTCGAGGTCCTCCGGCGTCTGCCGCCGCACACCATTGCCGCGTCCCGGTGGGTCTGCAAGGCGTGGCGGGACGCCGTCGACGCCCGCCTGCGCAGCCACCTGCTCTCGCACTCGGTAGGCGGAATCTTCATCAACTACAGAAAACATGACATGTCGGAGTTCTTCTCCCGCCCCTCCACGGGCCCGGCGATCTGGGGAGGGCTCGACTTCCTGCCCTGCAAGGGCGTGAAGGTTACGGACCACTGCAACGGCCTCGTGCTCTGCCTCGACTGGATCCATGGGGGACACCAGTACGTCGTGAACCCAGCCACGCAGCGGTGGGCGCGTCTACCCGAACGCCCACTGCTGTCCATGCTGGAATTCAGCCAGACCGCCTGCCTTGTGTTCGACCACGCCGTGTCGCCACACTACGAGGTTTATCTGATCCCACGCGTGCCATACGGCAAATAG